The Prionailurus bengalensis isolate Pbe53 chromosome C2, Fcat_Pben_1.1_paternal_pri, whole genome shotgun sequence DNA segment AAGTATTCTACCTTTTCTGGTAATTGTAACCTATTTTTAGCGTTCTAGTCAAACTTACTTCCTTTCCCCCTTGTGactaattcttcctttcttctttccttcctcctaacttccttcctcccttcctcccttccttccttccttccttccttccttccttccttccttccttccttccttcaactaATACTGAGTGTTGAATGCCAGCATCTCTTCTAGGCAGTGGCGATAAAATAATGAGTCTTTGCCTTTATAGACTTAACTTCTAGTgaaggaaatcaatgaaatttagTATATAAACATATTACATGTATTAAAGGCATAGATGGAATCTTATTCTTGGAACAGTGCTTATTTGGTGCTCCATATGTAATTGACTACATGAATGCATTCTTCATGGTTTACAGGTAGCgaaaataaaataactacttaaatatatatttcacttcATCATcttatataatacagtattctAACTATGTTTtctgataattattttttgagactCTACATTCAAGATCTATAATATCAGTTAAAAAACTTCATTCATGCGCACTACACATCATGaatttaaatgtgcattttaatataatttcttttcacgattcaaaatgtaaaatattatggTTGAAATCCTAAGTAAATCCTCCTTCTATTACTTAGCAATCTTCCTGTTCTCAATCTGCAGATTCTACAAACACAGCATCAATCTCCACCTTCCTCCACCTTCTATTTCTGGAAACCACACACTTAATCTAAAGAAAGATGAAAGTTAATTAGAGTTATATTGCATATATTAACCATGGCATGAATCAGGGAGTTATATAAGAGAGTAAATTATGGTTGCTATAGGAACTATGATTTAGTATTTTGGGCAAAAGCTTTAGCTCTAATCAGGTcaactatattttaaagaataataccAAAATACTCTGaaagatcaatttttaaaatagcaagcttacagatagtttatttttgttctaaaatgCATATAAAGAATAGCCAAGAAAATACCTGTTTCACAAATtgaataaggaaatgaaatttcAGTGGCACTGGTATGGACAATAATCATAAAATTCGCTCACTTTCTCTACTATATTccttatttgattattttgataGAATGTCCTACTGCTTAGTGAAGCCAGACTCTATACAAAGTTTGTATGCTGATAGTAGAAATGTAAAAATCAGGTTCCGGGTATGTAATACTTTAAACGACATTTTGAATTAATTGCAGACAACAAAATCTGTTCAGATTCTCTGGCAAATGAAAGACTGTGTTTAATAGTCAAAATGAGCCACACTTGGgaagtaaggggaaaaaaagaatttggatggttggaaaatttttgtaatgtaaaaACTGGCAATTCTCACTGTTTGGCACTATGATATCATGCTGAAAAATTTTCATCATAGagtttttaaattgcattttaaaatgactaAACAGAAATACTTTCTAGGAAgccaacattttgtttatttatttctagtgtGCTATTACTCTATACAGCATCCAAAATTGTTAACAGCAAAATGGCACTATAGTCCCACTGTGCATGCATTTTTGATGCTTCCCTATAGGCTAGTACAAATCAATTATGTTACTTGTAATTAAGAGGGCAAATATTTTGCCAAAATCACCACCGCCATGATAAATCCAAATAACTACTGTATGACTTTTGGGTAATTCCattcatgcttttttttcctcttcataaaTGATACTTCTTTGAggaaaaggttaaaaagaaaagttgttaGTAATTTGCTACAAAATGTAAACTAGAGAGCCTTCATGATAGTACTTTAAtaattactacttttttttttcaaacaggaGTCAAATGGTAATTAatcaaagaaaagggagaatttCCTTTCCATGGAAAGCATCGCATTGGAAAATCATTCTAAGCTATAAAAGGTAAACACAAATAATGACATTGCAAAAAGATCCTATACAATTAATTTATGTGTTTAAATTTAtgaacacatatattttcttggCTACTGGCTATAATGATTCATAACTGAATATTTCTATcattataaactttttaattaGACAGAAAACATAACACTCCGCAAAGCCAATAAAAGCtggagataagaaaaaaaaatgttgcagaaCAGCACAGATgattataaaagaggaaaaccaagtataagaaaaacaggaaatttaGATAAACCAAATCTGTTCTCTCTATCTAAATTGTGATCACATTGCCAATTAAATCTGATGTTTCCGTTTTCGACTTAATACAAAGATACTACAGAGAATGAAGGATTTCTGTTAACACCATTTGTTCTAATACAAGATTATTCCTAAATTTGGGAAGCAAGTTTGTAAAGCATCCAAATCACTCATCCACTCTCACCAAACAGTACTTTATTGtatagaattatttcatttactgcCTACCTTTCTTACAGAGCCCCTTCTGGCTGCTTGGAGCCTTTTGATGGGCTTGGAGATTGTTCTCGCTCAGTGACAAAACTGTTATGTCTCCTACTTACTAGGAATGGTAGGTTTCCAAGTGTGCCCGCTATGAAATGGAGATTCACAGTTGTCCCACCAGGTAGGGTGTCTAATTGGCTGGCTGCTTAAAGTTTTTAGGGGTATATTGCACAGGTTTGAAAATACCTATTTCACTTAAAacttaagaacaaaaacaaccaTGTCTGGTTCAGAGTTAATCAAATATCCGTGGTCACTGAGTTAATTCCACATTAATGAACTTGCTGACAGGATACTTAACGCTGTGTTTCAGGGTTTGGCAGCCAAAGCATATGTGCTGGCTTGAGACTCCAGATTCCAGAGGCACTTCATTACAAAGCAATCACCACTGCCTTTGCCGTCTCCTTCCTGACAGCCCGGCTAAGGGGTTTGGACACAAGTAGGTGCGTGCAGTTAACCAGCAGGAGTCCACCCTGGACACACGGTCATTTATTCTGAAGGTAgctaagaaaaaggaaggaaggaaagggagggggggagggagggagggagggaggaatagtAAGGCAAAATAAAGAGGGACAGGATGCATAAAACACATCCTTTCTCCCCCAAAGTGAGGAGTCCAGATGTTGAATAGGGGCCTGGATAAACAGGGAAGAGATTGTGAGGTGAAGTGGAGGAAGCTGAGTAAGGCTGAACACCTCCCAGATGTCTCCCGATGGAGGTTTAAGGGAccccaaacaaaactaaaacactgtTGCCCTTGATCTCCCTTTCAGGATTCCTCCTATACATCCAGGTTCCTCTACTTAGTTGTCAGCATGCCCTGAGGTGCTCTCTGACCATCCAAGTTTATCACCCCATCCAGAGCAAACCTTCCTTCCAGGTAAGTAAAATGCCCGATAAATCTTAATCCCTGAATACTGTGTTTGTCTCTTTCATATGGATTTAATGAGCTGATCAAAGTGAttatcccccccccttttttttaagcttggaTTTCACAATAGTTTCTTGGAGTAAGGAAAGTCTTCTAAGTTTACTATAGGTCCAACCTTTCTCTCCTCTGATTTATGCCTGCCTCCTCCATTTTTACGTGGACAAGTCcagagcaatggttctcaaccaggggctTTTATGCCCCTGGCCCCAACGAATGATTTGGCAATGTTTGCAGATgatttttgattgtcacagctGGGTTGCGGGGGTtatactggcatctagtgggtagaggccgggatgctgctaaacattctaaCATGCACAGGACAACAGCCCTCCACAGAAAGAGTTATCGAGCCCAAAGCATTAATAGtcctgaggttgagaaaccctgagtTAGAGTCAAATTTATTACAGTAGCATTACCACGCCATCCCATAGACTTCTTCACCCTTGGCTAGTAGCAGAACTAAGCCTCAGTAAATCCTGAGTCACAATGAATCACAAATTTGAACAGGAGGAAACGCTCTGTACTGGAGGCAGGCAGGAGTGCGGGTGTGATGTGGAACACTTCCGTATCAGCCTGCCCTGCGGTTGATTCCCCTCTCAGCTCCATCACACTCTCCTGCCTTAACGTCAAGGGTACCAAACCACCTGCTGAAGGCTACCAAAATGACTGAGGAAAATACTTTATCACCCTTCCCACTATTTATGCttcctcaataataaaataagtgcTGGTTTATacaaaaatgtaggaaaaagtCTTGTTCTTTGGGTtaggtttttgtttattgttgtcCCTGCCTTTCAAGGTAAAAGATTCCCTTTAAATAAGAGAATGCATTTGGGTTCTCATCTTTTGACCTCTGCCCAACAGTGACGAAGAAGAGATagtctggaaatatttttaggCAGTCCCAAGTACCTTAAAATGAACATTCCCATGACtgagtgcatttttttaaaaacttccttcattattttttaaaacgaaACACAGGCTCTATACCCAAACCTGAAGGTAATGTCTGTTTAGTCGGCAGTTTTTTCTAACTCGTTGGATCTGTTTCAGTCTGGACTACATAGCGTGAAAAAGACTTCTCTCTTTACACTATTacacagaaaacacatttatatagTCATTAGGTAATCAGTTCTTAGATTTTTTATATCAATTAATACAGATTACATTTGTGACAGAGAAAACCATTTGCACGAATCACACGTGGATGAATGGAATGgtatacacaaagaaaaacagcaagTACTATGATGAAGTAAAGCTAAGATAGCCAAATTCAGAGTAAAGAACTCCAAACTCAAGCCTTTTTCTACTAGAGGATAGACGATGTTGAAATCAAACTTAGAAATACACTTCTGCAGTTCCCTTACCCGCTTACAATGGATGTAGAATGAAAAACTgtctaaaatgcattttaaaacatattttgttgaCATGTATGTTCATATAGAATTATGCTAGTACAGATTTCCTTGGAGGCTCTTTTCTTGAATGAGATATAATTCAATATAAGGTTAGTCTTTgaagagaatgtttaaaaatattatattaaaatgtataatattaaggaacattaaaatattctgagTTCATGACTAAAACcaaattttgaaactttttacAAATGGTCAGATGTAAAATATTAAGACCTTTGCTTTAGCTATAAAACTATAAGTAATAAATTTGCATCTCGTAAGTGGTCCTataatcagattaaaaaaatacgcAGTGAAGTACCTTCAGATGAACTATTCTGCTCTCTGTAATTCTCTAAATTTCCACATTTGAAAAAGTATCTTGTTAATTCAGGAGATAGTCTACATAAAACAGTCACTAGAAATCATCTTGCAAACTGCAGGAGGTTAATAGTTACAACTCCCTTCAATTTATATGATTTTACAATAATTGCTATTATTGTCACCTCTTACAGCTTGTTGCCCAACACTTCCTTCTCAGAGTTGATTGCCTTCTTCCAATAAGTACCAAAGACGTGAGAACAAGAGCTTTTGTAGAAAATCACTATACCCTTAGCAAACTTAAAGCATCAGCTTAATTCTTTGGCACACATTTTTAGATTATCTCCTACAAAAGAGATACCCTACCCTGAATCTTCTTCTCATGAAGAACACCAAGACTGTGTGCCAacaatttcttctttctgtaaagaaaataatttcaattgtattttgtttttgtgtgctcatttaattttttttttgacaaacagTAACAACGAATCTCATgtcttttgttccatttttctttcttccctttgacaTGAAAATATGGAAGCAAACTGATCTCCTATTTCTAAATGTTCAAATTTAGCTAACCTCAAAACGGAAGTTGGAAACGATGCACAAAATTACAGAGTTCCACATGCAACAAAACAACTATTAGTTACTCAAACCTCATgggattcatttttatttgcaatatCCATATATCCTTTAAAGGAAAGTTCCAATTCTCAACAAATTTGCCTATTCTCTTGCCTGCCAGACAGACTCACAGTATTATATTATAATTGATGGCATGTGGAGCTGAACTTCTGCATATACTCCTATTGTTTAATATATGCTATTTTCACAGCTGGCCGTGATAAAAGGACTATGTTGCTCTTTTGCCTGGCTCCCTCCTATTTAAGCATTAGTCCTTACACCACAGCTAAtggtatgtgctcaataaatacttgttgaataatgaataaatcaGTTGCAGCTATGTTTACAAACTTCCACtgcaaagatatttttaacaaTCAAGAAATAATCTCAGGCCTTTTTTGGTCACTGGTATTCTGAAGGCATCactaatctttctcttttctgttaaaaaaagcAATGTTTTTGTTACATTTGCGCCATTGCCACAAATAAACCAACTAAACATATTCAAACCCCTGATAAACATAGCCACATATAATTTTGTCAGATGATTTACTTCAAAAATGTGAGTTTAGTCAGTGGGACGAAAAAGCACATACTTTCTATTCTCCTATTCTGAGAAAATATTTCCTCAAAGGTGTCTGTTTAAAACCAAAGGAAGTCTACAAATAACTCCCCCCTCCAATTTACAAACCAGATTAACAGGTCACGGTTCCAAAAGATTGGGatgcataagaaaacaagatgcaTGGCAGTTTATGGTATATGCTGTCCCAGAATGAATAACTGTAACTATAGGACAATGAACCAACAGATTCCTGGAAAGTCCATCTAAGAAACTGAGTGCACGTATTTACGTACAAGCATACAGACACAAACATGTGCTCACCACGACACGAAGACTTAAATTCTCTagtatttctttcactttttctttttagaatccTTGCTAGGATATGTGGAAAGTTAAAAGCCTTGGTTTTTAATCTTGAAACAAAGAGACAACAAATACTAAGAcattcttttcagtattttcGAGGGGAAGAAACGTTGATTCTGATTACTGAGGCCATGCCCCTATTCTTATTACCTTCTTGTTTTAGGCAACTTCTGAGGTTAGCACTGAAAACCACAGCCAAACTGTTTACATAATAACATGAAAATGGTCACACACTCTATCTGCATTGTGGTTATACCATTCCACACTCCACAGTTTAACAGTCTGACTGTAAATGGTCTATGCCCTCTTCAGCTATAAGTTTCAGTCAAGATTATTCTGTGACTTTATGGTAGGCAGCACTCTAAAATGTATGACCTGGGTCTCTGTCCCTAAATGTCTACATGGCTCTTGATGTAGCACTTGTTTGGAATTTGGACTAGTTtattggttttcaaagtgtggtccctggaacAGCAATATTAGCATCACctagaaacttgttagaaatgaaaattatgagaTTATATTGAAACATACTAAAtaagaaactagaagaaagaCCCAACAATACCTGTTTTAACCTCCGGGTGATTCTGATATGCAGTCAAGTTTAAAAACCTCTGGACTGGATGGATAGTCCTGAAGCCTTCTCAAACCATCATAATCCattgttattaaatatattttctggaaCTAGTACCATGTTCAATCAAATGCACTCAATTATTCCTAGAAGTCTGAGTAAAATAGTGTAATAAAAAATACCACATTCTACtagtagtatttaaaaatttgctaCATTTTCACAAGGACATTTGTATTAGCAAGTTTTTCCCAATTAACTGACAGTGGTGATCTCTAAATtaagtctttgtttattttataagtaCATGGTTCATTCCAGCTAttgtaaaaatgaatacacactTTGTGATAGTGGAGGTCCAGGCATTTTGCAACTATTTCTCAAGACCAGCTGCTACAAGCAGTGTTCTCTCACTTTCCCATCCTACTGGGAGGAATACTGAACTATAACTCAAAAGGCACACTAATATGTTGGTGAAAACACTTTTGAAACTACCAGAAAAGGccaaaaaaatgaagcattttagGGTCCCCTCCTACAGAAAGGTTAAAAGTGCGCAGTCTCACAGATTTAAAGAATTCTAACCCCAAAGTGATCTGATCCTAAAACGTTGATTCAATGAAGTCTATTTCTACAGTTAACAACATGGAAAATTGTTTTACTTAGGAACCGTAACTCCCAAACGTGACAATGTTAGACTTCTGATGATACCTTCAACTTTTCTAAGACTATTACCAAGGAAGGacaaaaataatactttgaaATGACATAAAGCTTGGATGACAGGGACCAAAAGGAAAAGCTGTTAAAAAGCAGCAGGGGTCaagtttaaaaagttaacttttgCTCTCCAAGATAAAGGTTCCTTTCTCACCCAGTTTCTCTTGGGCAGGTGATGGCCTCACAGCAAGCTCCCTCATTTCCTTGAACACTCTCAAGGCTGCCCAACTTTTCCATGGAAACAAATGCTCTTATCTTTTCACACCATACTACTACAAGGGGTTCTTGGTAGCCAAATAAACCGacatattctttaaaacaatGCCCCCAATGTCTCCCGATTTTGTcaagaaaataatggaagaagCTACAAAACTCAGAACTAATACTTTTCTGCTCCAGGCACACACAAAATTGCTTTCATTGAGAAtccaaaaagcatttattttacagTACTCAGTAAAAGCATATTAAAATCTTCTGCCCTGGCATCTTAGACCCATAAAGAATTTAGTCATGCAAGTGACTAAATCCTGTGTGAAGATGATTAATGCACCCAGCAAGCTAATTCATTCCCCAACTTCCATGTTCAAATATTCCCTTTCAGGACTATATACATGTCTTAAGTTAGATAGTTGGCAGCACTTTATGTCAAAAGgcttctaaaaaacaaaacaaaacaaaacaaaaagaaagtcaccaaatgcctttaaaaaattccttcacATAGTATTTGGTATATGTCTTCAGAAATCTCAACACTTTAGACCTATCGAAGGACTAAATTTACTCAAATGCAAGACTTAATATTTGCAATACATAAATTtgagttgttttccttttctatttacaGTATACATACTGCCGTCCAACTGAGTCTGATTCTAAACTTATGGGAGAtcataagaatgaaaaaaaaaaatggccatagGACCATCACAGGCAAACTCTCTATTCCTCTTCCACTCTGGAAGAGTGAGTGAGAGGTCACCTGGTCAAGGGCACATTTTTAAGGCAAGATGTTAGTACAGCTTTGTAAATGCCTGTGGCTTGGAACTTCTTTTGGCTTCCCCAACAGTATAAATCTGTCAAAAGACCCTTCAGAAGACTTCAGCTACACTTCACACAGCAAAGATGTATAATGGGCTCTTGATATCTAGTTCTATATCTTTTATTCTTTAGAGGTTATATTCGTAAAGCGGCCTCTAAGTAAAACAAAACTCGAGTCAGAAACTCACACTGCCTCCTACTGTTAGAAAATGTCACCAGGTCAAAATGGTACACAAACTGCAGTTTAATGAGTAAGGGGTTtgtcttagtttttctttctcttcttttttaatctaatgaTCTATTTTCAAATCAAAACCTTAAGTGTTGAGATACTGTCTACAACCCATACAAATGTACTGCAGAAAACACTACTGGGTGCGAATTCAGAATGGGAAGTCCTCTTCCTCAAACGTGTTTTTGACTTGGGATGTGATGTAatcaaacaaaacattaaagaagagaagaaaaggagaaaaaggaaagaaaagttaaaagcgctaaagaagaaaaggagaagaaagaaaagttaaaagcgCTACCCTGCCTGGTCAGGTGGATGGTGACGTCACCAAATCTAAGGCAGTATTAGCAGCCGGTTTCTCCCCTTCCCTACTATAGTGAGGTAAACTGCACCATGTCAGCAGAACAGATGCAATATCCTGCTTATATTATAGTAAATGGTAATGGCCATATCCCCAGGGCTTCCTAGACCTTTATGATTTTTCCCATATTTAAGGAGTTGGGAATAATGTCACCCAACTTGTCACTGAGATACttccatggggtgggggtgggggggacatcATGCACCTGCCCCTATCCACCTCGGCCACGATCCTCTATTAAATCACTGAATGtgaaacacagaaacacaaacaatagttttgggtttgtttctttAGAAATGACATTTGTATTAAAAGTCTTAAAACGAAGAGACAATGATTAAACGCCGTGtctggaattaaaaattacaattacTTGGAATTCTCTTGGTACATCACAACAGTAAATTTTGCTCTTTGCTTCTGGAGGAACACCCTAGAACAGAtaaccaaaatttttttttaaaaaataatataaaaggggAGCTAAATACCTGAACATTtgaacaaaatgaagcaaaattaaaacaaaaaaaaaaggaaagaaaaaaaaaaaacattgcaagacatggaaattacattttaaaggcTGGAAATACTAAAATTCACCAAACAACAGGCCCTATTGTCCTGGCTCCTTCAGGAAGATTACAGAAAGGAAACTGGGAAGTGGTTTGGGGAATAGCAGATTCTGGGACATGGTGGGGAGTTCACAGGTTGGCACCGGCTGGAACAGCTGAGTTTTGAAGGCACTCTGCAGACACAGGGGTGCTGGGGGCCCTGAATCACATTTTTGAAGTCTTTGTACTGTATTTTAAAGAGCTAGTCATCAAAACCTGTCACTGCcaaccaaaaagaacaaaaggctaaacttaaacacacacacacacacacacacacacacacacacaaatagtacacacaaaaaatgtgcagatctgtaacattttttttcacagctgattaaaaaaaaaatactaccgtTCTCCCCCAGACTCCCCTTTGATACAGTAGgtaaacaaaatagatttttttttttccacaaatatcAGCAGACACTTTCTGGCACCCCACACTGTATTGGCATCAGTGTTTACAGTCCCAGTTCAGATGTGCATACTTCAGATTGGATACACTGTAACAAGAATCCAACTTTGCATAGACATCCTTAGAATCACAATCAGTCACAGGGTTGCCCTTCCAAGCTGGCAGAAAAGGAACCCGATCTCAATTTCCAGCTACTCctggaaaacaaggaaaaaaacaaaagtttcttcccttcctcctgctccttcaTTTGGTTCTCCCGGACTTCCTTCCATGTATTTAAAACTTGGAACTAGAAAAGGgctgttggaagaaaaaaaaaaaaatcccccctcCCTTTCCACCTTCTCCCcgtcctcttcctccccaccccattttttTCCAGGCTGAAACTTTCGCTTGCTGGTGTCAAGCTGCCAATAATACAGAGCCCTAACGGCTATTTAAACGGGGGAAATATGCGTCAACCAAAATCAATGAGAAACGTACATGCTGCCAAGAGCCACATTTCCACCGGGTCTCGGATGGTGAGGACGGGACACCCCTTCGGACACAGGGCGGAGGCAGGGGACGCCGGCCGTAGAGGCCAGCCGGGCTCCCGGGACACCCCGGCCAATGCAAAGTCGTCTCCAATCTCAAAGCAAGAAGAGGAATCACATTTAGAGTCGGGTGCGTTTGGCTTTTGTGCGCAGAGCGCGGCCGGCGCGCGGCAGCCGTGGGCGCCTCAGAGGATCACGCAGGCCGAGCAGCAGCCCTCGTCGCCGTTGGGCTGCGCCGCGTAGTTCATCTGCCGCACGATCTCGGCGAACAGCTCGTCCACAGAGGCTTTGTTTTTGGCCGACGTCTCCATGAAGGGGCAGCTCCACTCCTCGGCCAGGGCCTTGCCCTCGCCGTACGAGACCTCTCGCTCGCCCTCCAGGTCCACCTTGTTGCCCACTAGGATCATGGGCACACGCTCGTACCGCTTCACGCGGATGATCTGGTCCCGCATGGGCTTGATGTCCTGGAAGCTCTGCTGGTTGACGAGGCTGTAGACGAGGATGAAGCCCTGGCCGTTCTTGATGTACAGGTCCCGCATGGACGCGAACTGCTCCGTGCCCGCCGTGTCCAGGATCTCCAGCACCGACGGCGACGAGTCCACCTCAATCTCCTTGCGGTAGAAGTCCTCGATGGTGGGGTCGTACTTCTCGATGAAGGAGCCCGTCACGAACTGCACGGTGAGCGCGGACTTGCCCACGCCGCCCGAGCCCAGCACCACCACTTTGTACTCTCTCATGGCTCCGTCGGCGCTCTCGCCGCGCCTGCCGCGGCCCCGTCGGGGCTGCGCGCGGGGGAAAGCCTGGGCTCGGCTGCTGGACTTCTCCTCTTCCTCGGCTCTGCAGGAAAAAGCTACGAGAGCGTGGCTTGGGAGCGCCAGGCTCAGAATTCACCAAACAGGGTGCCGGGAGCCGGCCGGCGAAGGCGGCGGCGCGTCCCTGGGGCGCGGGTCCGGGGCCCCGCAGCAGCccg contains these protein-coding regions:
- the RAP2B gene encoding ras-related protein Rap-2b gives rise to the protein MREYKVVVLGSGGVGKSALTVQFVTGSFIEKYDPTIEDFYRKEIEVDSSPSVLEILDTAGTEQFASMRDLYIKNGQGFILVYSLVNQQSFQDIKPMRDQIIRVKRYERVPMILVGNKVDLEGEREVSYGEGKALAEEWSCPFMETSAKNKASVDELFAEIVRQMNYAAQPNGDEGCCSACVIL